A single Tenacibaculum sp. Bg11-29 DNA region contains:
- the rpsU gene encoding 30S ribosomal protein S21: MLIIPIKEGENIDRALKRYKRKFRDVKILRQLRDKKQFNKPSVVKRAQMKKASYVQGLRTKEEVS; this comes from the coding sequence ATGTTAATTATTCCAATTAAAGAAGGAGAGAATATCGATAGAGCGTTAAAACGTTACAAACGAAAGTTTAGAGATGTAAAAATCTTAAGACAATTACGTGATAAGAAACAGTTCAATAAACCGTCTGTTGTTAAACGTGCTCAAATGAAAAAAGCCTCTTACGTTCAAGGATTAAGAACGAAAGAAGAAGTAAGTTAA
- a CDS encoding helix-hairpin-helix domain-containing protein: MKYFKSHFWYNKRQRNGVFFLLLIIVILQVIYVFADFSSDKIIDTNSIEILAFQNKIDSLKKEALEKRKPKKYPFNPNYITDFKGYQLGMTVQEIDRLHKYRKQRKFVNSAKEFQKATKISDSLLNKISPLFKFPKWVSKRNKLKKQSNYSVVTNNSSSVGGSPYKPLTTNINEANQQDFEAISGVGEVISTRIVKYRRKLQGFSYESQIYEVWGIEKITVKRILKIFKVYKKPKIKKANVNTVTFKELLKNPYIDYQLCKNILEYRDEIAEFQDILELKNIDSFPIKKYDRIVLYLKAE; encoded by the coding sequence GTTATTTATGTTTTTGCTGATTTTTCGTCAGATAAAATAATTGACACGAATTCAATCGAGATTCTCGCTTTTCAAAATAAAATAGATAGTTTAAAGAAAGAAGCACTAGAAAAAAGAAAGCCTAAAAAATATCCTTTTAACCCTAATTATATTACTGATTTTAAAGGGTACCAATTAGGAATGACTGTTCAGGAAATTGACAGGTTACATAAATACAGGAAACAAAGAAAATTTGTGAACTCAGCTAAAGAGTTTCAAAAAGCAACAAAAATTTCAGATAGCTTATTGAATAAAATATCTCCTCTATTTAAGTTTCCAAAATGGGTAAGTAAGAGAAATAAATTAAAGAAGCAATCAAATTATAGTGTTGTAACAAATAATTCTAGTAGTGTAGGAGGAAGTCCTTATAAACCGTTAACAACGAATATAAATGAGGCGAATCAACAAGATTTTGAAGCTATTAGTGGAGTGGGAGAAGTAATTTCTACGAGGATTGTAAAATATAGGAGAAAACTACAGGGTTTTTCTTACGAATCTCAAATTTATGAAGTCTGGGGGATAGAAAAAATCACTGTAAAAAGAATTCTAAAAATATTTAAGGTTTATAAGAAACCAAAGATTAAAAAGGCAAATGTTAACACGGTTACGTTTAAAGAATTGTTAAAAAACCCATACATTGATTATCAATTGTGTAAGAATATTTTAGAATATAGAGATGAAATAGCAGAGTTTCAGGACATTTTAGAATTAAAAAACATTGATAGTTTTCCAATTAAGAAATACGATAGAATAGTTTTATATTTGAAAGCAGAATAA
- a CDS encoding acyl-CoA dehydrogenase family protein — translation MNSMYFTEEHDFFRQSFKDFLQKEVVPHVNKWEKDGTVERFIWKKFGEMGYFGLNQPEEYGGLGLDLFYTVIFLEELQKINSGGFAANMWAHAYLAMTHLNKEGDDRIKKKYLTPSIDGDKIGCLCISEPFGGSDVAGMRTTAVKKGDTYVINGSKTFITNGIYSDYLVVAAKTDLEDRHKGMSIFIVDRDTKGISSTKLDKLGWRASDTAEIAFDNVVIPTENLMGDEGKGFPYIMQHFALERLIMAINAHARAEYAVDYVINYMSEREAFGKTLDKFQALRHKVAEMASKVDMCREYNYSITKRLNEGVYVVKEASMSKMLSTKMADEVIYDALQLLGGYGYMEEYPLARLLRDSRLGPIGGGTSEILKEIIAKMIIDKKEYKPAT, via the coding sequence ATGAACAGTATGTATTTTACTGAAGAGCATGACTTTTTTCGTCAAAGCTTTAAAGATTTTTTACAAAAAGAAGTTGTACCCCATGTTAATAAATGGGAAAAAGACGGAACAGTAGAGCGTTTTATTTGGAAGAAATTTGGAGAAATGGGATATTTCGGATTAAATCAACCAGAAGAATATGGTGGTTTAGGCTTAGATCTTTTTTATACCGTTATTTTTTTAGAAGAATTACAAAAAATAAACTCAGGTGGTTTTGCAGCGAATATGTGGGCACATGCTTATTTAGCAATGACTCATTTAAATAAAGAAGGAGACGATAGAATAAAGAAAAAATATTTAACCCCGAGTATTGATGGAGATAAAATAGGGTGTTTATGCATCTCTGAACCATTTGGAGGTAGTGATGTTGCTGGTATGAGAACAACAGCAGTTAAGAAAGGAGATACATATGTAATCAATGGGTCTAAAACATTTATTACAAACGGAATATATTCTGATTATTTAGTGGTTGCTGCAAAGACAGATCTAGAAGATAGGCATAAAGGAATGAGTATTTTTATTGTAGATAGAGATACTAAAGGTATTTCTTCAACAAAATTAGATAAATTAGGTTGGAGAGCTTCTGATACTGCAGAGATTGCTTTTGATAATGTGGTAATTCCTACGGAGAATTTAATGGGGGATGAAGGAAAAGGATTTCCTTATATAATGCAGCACTTTGCTTTAGAGCGCTTAATAATGGCAATCAATGCACATGCAAGAGCAGAATACGCAGTAGATTATGTGATAAATTACATGAGTGAAAGAGAAGCGTTTGGTAAAACGCTAGATAAATTTCAGGCATTACGTCATAAAGTTGCAGAAATGGCTTCTAAAGTTGATATGTGTAGAGAATATAACTATTCAATTACGAAACGATTAAATGAAGGAGTTTATGTTGTTAAAGAAGCAAGTATGAGTAAAATGTTATCTACCAAAATGGCAGATGAAGTTATTTATGATGCATTGCAGTTGTTAGGAGGTTACGGTTATATGGAAGAGTATCCATTAGCACGTTTGTTGCGAGATAGTCGCTTGGGGCCGATTGGTGGAGGTACTTCTGAAATCTTAAAAGAAATTATCGCGAAAATGATAATAGATAAGAAAGAGTATAAGCCTGCAACATAG
- the secE gene encoding preprotein translocase subunit SecE yields the protein MNNFIQYIKGSFEELNTNMTWSSREEAQKSTVVVAAFTIVFALVVAGIDWVFQNSLDNFFNMFNN from the coding sequence ATGAATAACTTTATACAATACATCAAAGGTTCTTTCGAAGAGCTGAATACAAACATGACATGGTCTTCTCGTGAAGAAGCTCAAAAGTCAACTGTGGTTGTTGCTGCATTTACAATTGTTTTTGCTTTGGTAGTAGCAGGGATAGATTGGGTTTTTCAGAATAGTTTAGATAATTTTTTCAATATGTTTAATAATTAG
- a CDS encoding tyrosine-type recombinase/integrase encodes MLITAFLKYLEHEKNYSKNTINAYRVDIITFKEFCITEFNQNEIEEVHYNQIRTWIVALVNKGISNRSVNRKMSSLKTFYNFLQKVGEVELNPLAKHKALKVQKKIQTPFDEGEVEQVLELLREGDDFESIRDRLIVELLYSTGIRRIELINIKEKDVDFTKQVIKVLGKRNKERFVILLPSVLETLNQYLSLKRSDNLVGGDELLVTKKGVKIYETLVYRIINLYFSRVSTKAKKSPHILRHAFATHLLNNGASLNSVKELLGHSSLASTQVYTHNSLEQIKKVYNMAHPRESK; translated from the coding sequence ATGCTTATTACTGCTTTCTTAAAATACTTAGAACATGAAAAAAACTATTCAAAGAATACTATAAACGCATATCGTGTAGATATAATTACGTTTAAAGAGTTTTGTATAACAGAATTTAATCAAAATGAAATAGAAGAAGTTCATTACAACCAAATTAGAACTTGGATAGTCGCGCTTGTTAATAAGGGTATTTCAAATAGAAGTGTTAATAGGAAAATGAGTTCTTTAAAGACTTTTTATAATTTTTTACAGAAGGTTGGTGAAGTTGAGCTTAATCCGTTAGCGAAGCATAAAGCGTTAAAAGTTCAAAAAAAAATACAAACACCGTTTGATGAAGGTGAGGTGGAGCAGGTTTTAGAGCTTTTACGTGAAGGGGATGATTTTGAGTCGATAAGAGATAGGTTGATTGTAGAGTTGTTGTATTCAACAGGAATAAGGCGGATAGAGCTGATTAATATTAAAGAAAAGGATGTTGATTTTACTAAGCAGGTTATTAAAGTTTTAGGGAAAAGAAATAAGGAAAGATTTGTAATATTATTGCCATCGGTTTTAGAGACCTTAAATCAATACTTGAGTTTAAAAAGAAGTGATAATTTAGTAGGAGGCGATGAGCTTTTAGTAACAAAAAAAGGGGTTAAAATTTATGAAACTCTTGTGTACCGAATAATTAATTTGTACTTTAGTAGAGTGTCAACAAAAGCAAAAAAAAGTCCCCATATATTACGGCATGCTTTCGCTACACATTTACTTAATAATGGTGCGTCGTTAAATTCGGTTAAAGAATTACTAGGGCATTCAAGTTTAGCCTCTACCCAAGTGTATACGCATAATAGCTTGGAGCAGATAAAAAAAGTGTATAACATGGCTCATCCTAGAGAGTCGAAATAA
- the nusG gene encoding transcription termination/antitermination protein NusG gives MADSVMKWYVVRAVGGQENKVKTYIETEIARFGLSDYVSKVIVPTEKVIQVRNGKKVNRERVYFPGYVMVEANLAGEVPHVIKSVTGVIGFLGETKGGEPVPMRKSEVNRMLGKVDELSVRDENIAIPFNTGETVKVIDGPFNGFDGTVEKVNEEKRKLEVMVKIFGRKTPLELNYMQVEKI, from the coding sequence ATGGCTGATTCGGTGATGAAGTGGTATGTAGTTAGAGCTGTTGGAGGTCAAGAAAATAAGGTTAAAACTTATATCGAAACAGAAATTGCTCGTTTTGGATTGTCAGACTATGTAAGTAAAGTAATTGTTCCTACAGAAAAAGTTATTCAAGTAAGAAACGGGAAGAAAGTTAACAGAGAAAGAGTTTACTTTCCAGGTTATGTAATGGTAGAAGCTAATTTAGCAGGAGAAGTACCTCACGTAATAAAATCAGTAACAGGGGTTATTGGTTTTTTAGGTGAAACTAAAGGTGGTGAACCAGTACCAATGCGTAAATCTGAAGTAAACAGAATGTTAGGTAAAGTTGATGAACTTTCTGTTAGAGATGAAAACATCGCAATTCCTTTTAATACTGGTGAAACAGTAAAAGTAATTGACGGGCCTTTTAATGGATTCGACGGGACAGTTGAGAAAGTTAATGAGGAAAAGCGTAAGTTAGAAGTAATGGTTAAGATTTTTGGAAGAAAAACACCATTAGAGTTAAACTATATGCAAGTAGAAAAAATATAA
- the rplJ gene encoding 50S ribosomal protein L10, producing the protein MTREDKLQVIEDLTARLADTSTIYLADISGLDAVTTSNLRRACFKADVELAVVKNTLLSKAMEASDKDFGDLPNALKGNTSMMISEVSNAPAKVIKEFRKKSDKPLLKGAFVEQSVYVGDDQLDMLVNIKSKEELIGDIISLLQSPAKNVISALQSGGNKLSGILTTLSER; encoded by the coding sequence ATGACAAGAGAAGACAAATTACAAGTAATAGAAGATTTAACAGCAAGATTAGCAGATACAAGTACCATCTATTTAGCAGATATTTCTGGTTTAGATGCAGTTACTACATCTAACTTACGTAGAGCTTGTTTTAAAGCTGATGTAGAATTGGCTGTTGTTAAAAATACATTGCTATCAAAAGCAATGGAAGCATCTGATAAAGATTTTGGAGATTTACCAAATGCTTTAAAGGGAAATACTTCAATGATGATTTCTGAGGTGTCGAATGCGCCTGCAAAAGTTATTAAAGAGTTCAGAAAAAAATCAGACAAGCCTTTATTAAAAGGAGCTTTTGTTGAACAGTCAGTTTATGTTGGAGATGACCAACTAGACATGCTTGTTAACATTAAGTCTAAAGAAGAACTTATTGGAGATATTATCTCATTATTACAATCACCAGCTAAAAATGTTATTTCAGCATTACAATCAGGTGGTAACAAACTTTCAGGTATTCTTACAACATTATCTGAAAGATAA
- the rplK gene encoding 50S ribosomal protein L11, giving the protein MAKEISKLVKLQVRGGAANPSPPVGPALGAAGVNIMEFCKQFNARTQDKQGKVLPVVITVYKDKSFEFVVKTPPAAVQLLEAAKIKKGSGEPNRKKVASVSWDQIRVIAEDKMVDMNAFKVESAMKMIAGTARSMGLTVSGNAPA; this is encoded by the coding sequence ATGGCAAAAGAAATAAGTAAATTAGTTAAACTACAAGTAAGGGGAGGTGCTGCGAATCCGTCGCCACCAGTTGGACCCGCTTTAGGTGCTGCCGGTGTTAATATCATGGAGTTCTGTAAGCAATTTAATGCTCGTACACAGGACAAACAAGGTAAAGTTTTACCTGTTGTGATTACCGTTTATAAAGACAAATCTTTCGAGTTTGTTGTAAAAACGCCACCAGCTGCAGTACAATTATTAGAAGCGGCCAAAATTAAGAAGGGTTCAGGAGAACCAAATAGGAAAAAAGTAGCAAGTGTTTCTTGGGATCAAATTAGAGTAATTGCAGAAGACAAAATGGTAGATATGAATGCCTTTAAAGTCGAATCTGCAATGAAAATGATTGCCGGAACTGCTCGTTCTATGGGATTAACAGTATCAGGTAATGCACCTGCTTAA
- the rplL gene encoding 50S ribosomal protein L7/L12 — protein sequence MAELKDFAEQLVNLTVKEVNELADILKDEYGIEPAAAAVVAGPAAAGEAAEEKTEFDVILKAAGGSKLAVVKLVKELTGLGLKEAKAIVDSAPAPVKEGVTKDEAEGLVKSLEEAGAEAEMK from the coding sequence ATGGCAGAATTAAAAGATTTCGCAGAGCAATTAGTTAACTTAACAGTAAAAGAAGTTAATGAATTAGCTGATATTTTAAAAGATGAGTACGGTATTGAGCCAGCAGCAGCAGCAGTTGTAGCAGGTCCAGCAGCAGCAGGAGAAGCAGCAGAAGAGAAAACAGAATTTGACGTTATCTTAAAAGCAGCAGGTGGTTCTAAATTAGCTGTAGTAAAGTTAGTTAAAGAATTAACTGGATTAGGTTTAAAAGAAGCTAAAGCAATTGTTGATAGCGCACCAGCACCAGTAAAAGAAGGAGTAACTAAAGATGAGGCTGAAGGTCTTGTAAAGTCTTTAGAAGAAGCAGGAGCTGAAGCTGAAATGAAGTAA
- the rplA gene encoding 50S ribosomal protein L1, producing MAITRKQKEARSKVDSSKVYSLKDASALIKDITNVKFDASVDLAVRLGVDPRKANQMVRGVVTLPHGTGKDVKVLALVTPDKEAEAIAAGADYVGLDEYLQKIKGGWTDVDVIITMPSVMGKLGPLGRVLGPRGLMPNPKTGTVTMNVAKAVQEVKAGKIDFKVDKTGIVHAAIGKVSFDAEKIQENANELLQTLIKLKPTASKGDYIKSIFMSSTMSPSVAVDEKSVSL from the coding sequence ATGGCAATTACTAGAAAGCAAAAAGAAGCTCGTTCTAAGGTAGATAGCTCTAAAGTTTACAGCTTAAAAGATGCATCAGCCTTAATTAAAGATATTACAAATGTGAAATTTGACGCATCTGTCGATTTAGCAGTACGTTTAGGAGTAGATCCTCGTAAAGCAAATCAAATGGTACGTGGAGTTGTAACATTACCACACGGAACAGGTAAAGATGTTAAAGTATTAGCATTAGTTACTCCAGATAAAGAAGCCGAAGCTATAGCAGCAGGTGCAGATTATGTTGGATTAGATGAATACCTTCAGAAAATTAAAGGAGGTTGGACTGATGTTGATGTTATTATTACTATGCCTAGTGTTATGGGTAAATTAGGTCCTTTAGGTCGTGTTTTAGGACCAAGAGGTTTAATGCCTAACCCAAAAACAGGTACAGTAACTATGAATGTTGCAAAAGCAGTACAAGAAGTTAAAGCTGGTAAAATTGACTTTAAAGTTGATAAAACTGGTATTGTACACGCTGCAATCGGAAAAGTATCTTTTGATGCTGAGAAGATTCAAGAAAATGCAAATGAGTTATTACAAACGTTAATTAAACTAAAGCCAACAGCTTCTAAAGGAGATTATATAAAGAGTATTTTTATGTCTTCTACTATGAGTCCTAGTGTTGCTGTAGATGAAAAATCGGTGTCTTTATAA
- the hpf gene encoding ribosome hibernation-promoting factor, HPF/YfiA family → MKVFTQSVNFTADKSLIDYIEKKIGGLEKFHDKIVDVEVFLKVQKTSEKENKITEVKINIPGDEIIVKKINKTFEEGVNIAVDSLKRSLKKSKEKLRDSLVS, encoded by the coding sequence ATGAAAGTATTCACACAGTCAGTAAACTTTACAGCAGATAAAAGTTTAATAGATTACATAGAGAAGAAAATAGGAGGTTTAGAAAAGTTTCATGATAAGATAGTTGATGTAGAGGTTTTTTTAAAAGTGCAGAAAACTAGCGAAAAAGAAAATAAAATTACTGAAGTTAAAATAAATATACCAGGTGATGAGATAATAGTTAAAAAAATAAACAAAACCTTTGAAGAAGGTGTGAATATTGCCGTTGATTCTTTAAAAAGAAGCTTAAAAAAGTCGAAAGAAAAGCTTAGAGATTCCTTAGTTTCATAA
- the tuf gene encoding elongation factor Tu, whose translation MAKETYDRSKPHLNVGTIGHVDHGKTTLTAAITKVLADAGFSEARDFDQIDNAPEEKERGITINSSHVEYATANRHYAHVDCPGHADYVKNMVTGAAQMDGAILVVAATDGPMPQTREHILLGRQVGIPRMVVFMNKVDMVDDEELIELVEMEVRELLSFYDYDGDNGPVIAGSALGALNGEQKWVDTVLELMAAVDSWIEEPLRETEKPFLMPIEDVFSITGRGTVATGRIETGIINSGESVDIIGMGTEKLTSTVTGIEMFRQILDRGEAGDNAGILLRGIAKEDIKRGMVICKPGSVTPHAKFKAEVYVLKKEEGGRHTPFHNNYRPQFYVRTTDVTGNIFLPDGVEMVMPGDNLTITVELIQPIALNLGLQFAIREGGRTVGAGQVTEILD comes from the coding sequence ATGGCAAAAGAAACTTACGATCGTTCGAAGCCCCACTTAAATGTTGGAACTATTGGTCACGTAGATCACGGTAAAACTACATTAACTGCTGCTATCACTAAAGTATTAGCTGATGCAGGATTCTCTGAAGCTAGAGATTTTGATCAAATCGATAATGCACCAGAAGAAAAAGAGAGAGGTATAACAATTAACTCTTCTCACGTAGAATATGCAACAGCAAACCGTCATTACGCGCACGTTGACTGTCCAGGTCACGCCGATTACGTAAAGAACATGGTAACTGGTGCTGCACAAATGGATGGAGCTATTTTAGTAGTAGCTGCAACAGATGGTCCAATGCCACAAACTCGTGAGCATATTTTATTAGGTCGTCAGGTAGGTATTCCACGTATGGTTGTTTTTATGAACAAAGTGGATATGGTTGATGATGAAGAATTGATCGAATTAGTAGAAATGGAAGTAAGAGAATTGTTATCTTTCTATGATTATGATGGAGATAATGGTCCTGTAATTGCTGGTTCTGCTTTAGGTGCTTTAAATGGTGAACAAAAATGGGTTGATACAGTGCTAGAATTAATGGCAGCTGTTGATTCTTGGATTGAAGAGCCATTAAGAGAAACTGAAAAGCCTTTCTTAATGCCTATTGAAGATGTATTTTCAATTACAGGTCGTGGTACAGTTGCTACTGGTCGTATTGAAACAGGTATCATCAATTCTGGAGAATCTGTAGATATTATTGGTATGGGTACTGAGAAGTTAACTTCTACAGTAACTGGTATCGAAATGTTCCGTCAAATCTTAGATAGAGGTGAGGCAGGAGATAACGCTGGTATCTTATTAAGAGGTATTGCAAAAGAAGATATAAAAAGAGGAATGGTAATCTGTAAGCCAGGTTCTGTAACTCCACACGCTAAGTTTAAGGCTGAGGTGTATGTATTGAAAAAAGAAGAAGGTGGACGTCACACTCCATTCCATAACAACTATCGTCCACAGTTTTACGTTCGTACAACTGATGTAACTGGTAATATTTTCTTACCTGATGGAGTTGAAATGGTTATGCCTGGAGATAACTTAACTATTACAGTTGAATTAATCCAACCAATTGCATTAAACTTAGGTTTACAGTTTGCTATCCGTGAAGGAGGTAGAACAGTAGGTGCAGGTCAGGTAACTGAAATTTTAGACTAA